In Desulfobaculum bizertense DSM 18034, the sequence ACCTCCAGCATTGAGCACAATGGTGAAGGGCTGTTTGCAGAGCTTCCTAACCCGCTCGTGGTTGGTCGGTATCATTCACTTGTTGTTGATGTGGATGGAGCGCCAGAAGATGTTCGCAATCGTCTTCAGGTCACAGCCCGGACTGCTGGGGGAACTGTTATGGCCATGCGCTACGCCGACCGGCCGTGGCATGGGGTGCAGTTTCATCCGGAATCCGTGCTGACTCCAGAAGGCGAAAAACTGATTTCGCATTTCCCAGAGGGAATTTTATAATCGCAACACAACGCGCAGGCGCGACCTGCGCGGCATCGCATAGGGAAAAACAATGAAAGATTTACATATGGCTGACGTGCTGGAAATGCTCGCATACCACAAGGACCTTCCACAGGACATTGCCGAAGAAAGCTTTAGCCGTCTTATGGATGGAACCATGACCCCAGCTCAGGCAGGCTCTTTTTTGATGGGACTCAAGACCAAGGGCGAGACCACGCTGGAGCTTGCCTCCGCTGCCAAGGCTGCCCTTGCTCAGGCCCGTCTGGTGCCGAACCTGACGAGACCGCGTATTGACACCTGTGGCACTGGTGGTGACGCCAAGTCCAGTTTTAACTGCTCTACAGCAGTGGCATTTTTGCTTGCTGGTATGGGCTACGATGTTGTGAAGCATGGCAACCGTTCTGTCTCCAGCAAGAGTGGCAGTGCGGATGTTCTCGAAGGCATGGGCCTGCCTCTCACCATAGAGCCAGAGGCCGTCGCTGGAGAGCTGGACCGGTGCCATTTCGCTTTTCTCTTTGCTCCGGGCTACCATCCGGCCTTCAAAAACATCGTTCCCATTCGTCGTGAGATTGGATGCCGGACGCTGTTCAACCTGCTTGGACCGCTCCTGAATCCGGCACGTCCCACGCATCAGCTCCTTGGAGTGCCTGCTCCCGATTTCATGGTGCGCATGGCCTCGGTTCTGGCCCGTACCAACATTGAGCGTGCAGCCGTTGTCCACGGTGCTGGCGGGTATGACGAGTTGACCACTTTTGGCGAGAACAAAATCGTGTATGTGCGTGAC encodes:
- the trpD gene encoding anthranilate phosphoribosyltransferase, producing MKDLHMADVLEMLAYHKDLPQDIAEESFSRLMDGTMTPAQAGSFLMGLKTKGETTLELASAAKAALAQARLVPNLTRPRIDTCGTGGDAKSSFNCSTAVAFLLAGMGYDVVKHGNRSVSSKSGSADVLEGMGLPLTIEPEAVAGELDRCHFAFLFAPGYHPAFKNIVPIRREIGCRTLFNLLGPLLNPARPTHQLLGVPAPDFMVRMASVLARTNIERAAVVHGAGGYDELTTFGENKIVYVRDGWIQENVLDAADYGLGRHTPEAVAVSGKEEALDVLRQLIAGGGPAAMQDMIILNAGMALYLLEDEMSLAQGIDAAREALCAGVAEKVLNAG